CTTTGGTTCTCTTAATCTCTACAAGCCCGACCTGTTTAAGGTACTCCAAGTCCTGTGTTACATTCTTAACATCCCTCTTAAGGAGTTTTGCAAGTTCATAGACAGAGGCAGGACGCTCTTTTTTAATCACATGCAGCATCTCTAATCTCTTTTCGGTTAATGCCCTTCTGAATGCCTCAAGGTTCTCAAAATAATAACCTCTCCGCTCCTTTACCTTCTCGCCCCCCTCAATCTTTTTCATGGTCTCCTTTACACCTTCGAGGACTTCCTCAAATCTCTTTATTCCTATCCTTATCCTTTTAACTCTCATCTCTCATCCTCCTTACATCGTTATAAAAATCATCAAAGAGTTTATCTATGCCCTTAAACTCGTATA
This genomic interval from Nitrospirota bacterium contains the following:
- a CDS encoding ArsR family transcriptional regulator: MRVKRIRIGIKRFEEVLEGVKETMKKIEGGEKVKERRGYYFENLEAFRRALTEKRLEMLHVIKKERPASVYELAKLLKRDVKNVTQDLEYLKQVGLVEIKRTKEKQERNIPEVKYDKIDLEIAV